TAACCACATTCGATCGCGGCCGTTCCGCATGCCGGCGCCCGTGTAAACTTGAAGGTTTGACCTTCCAGCCCCCTCCCGAGCCCCTTTCGCGCCATGCAAGAGAAATACGACGCCCGCTCGGTCGAAGCCGCCGCCCAGGCCCAGTGGCAGGCGAGCGACGCCTACCGCGCTGTCGAGAACGATCCGCGATTCCCCAAGGGCAAGTTCTACGCCTGCTCGATGCTGCCCTACCCGTCGGGCAAGCTGCACATGGGGCACGTGCGCAACTACACGATCAACGACGTGATGTACCGGCATCTGCGGATGAACGGCTACAACGTGCTGATGCCGATGGGCTGGGACGCCTTCGGCCTGCCCGCCGAGAACGCCGCGATGAAGAACCGCGTGGCGCCGGCGAAGTGGACCTGGGACAACATCGCCTACATGAAGAAGCAGATGCAGGCGATGGGGCTGGCGATCGACTGGTCGCGCGAGGTCGCGACCTGCTCGCCCGACTACTACAAGTGGAACCAGTGGCTGTTCCTGAAGATGCTCGAGCACGGCATCGCCTACCTGAAGACCGGCACCGTGAACTGGGACCCGGTCGACCAGACGGTGCTTGCCAACGAGCAGGTCATCGACGGACGCGGCTGGCGCTCCGGCGCGCTGGTGGAAAAGCGCGAGATCCCGATGTACTACCTCGGCATCACCCGCTATGCCGACGAGCTGATCTCGGGCCTCGAGGGCCTGGGCTGGCCCGAGCGGGTCAAGCTGATGCAGGAGAACTGGATCGGCCGCTCGACCGGCGTTCGTTTCGCGTTCACCCACGACATCCGTGACGCCCGGGGCAAACTGGTCGACGACGGCCGCATGTACGTGTTCACCACGCGGGCCGACACGATCATGGGCGTCACCTTCGTGGCGGTGGCGCCCGAGCACCCGATCGCCGAGGTCGCCGCCGCTGCCGACCCCGAACTCGCCGCCTTCGTCGAGGAGTGCCGCAAGGGCGGCGTGACCGAGGCCGAGATGGCCACCCGCGAGAAGGACGGCCGCCCGACCGGCCTCACCGTCACCCATCCGCTGACCGGCGAGCCGGTCGAGGTCTGGATCGGCAACTACGTGCTGATGAGCTACGGCGACGGCGCGGTGATGGGCGTGCCGGCCCACGACGAACGCGACTTCGCCTTCGCGAAGAAGTTCGGCCTGCCGATCCGGCAGGTGGTGGCGCGCGCCGGCCAGCCCGCCGGCACGGATTTCTCCACCGACGCCTGGCAGGAGTGGTACGCGCAGAAGGACGGCGTGGCCTGCGTGAACTCCGGCAGGTACGACGGCCTGCCCTACGAGGCCGCGGTCGACGCGATCGCCGCCGACCTGGCCGCGAAGGGGCTGGGCGAGAAGCGCGTGCAGTACCGGCTGCGCGACTGGGGCATCTCGCGCCAGCGCTACTGGGGCACGCCGATCCCGATCATCCACTGCGACGACTGCGGCGCGGTGCCGGTGCCTTACGAGGACCTGCCTGTCGTGCTGCCCGAGGACCTGATCCCCGACGGCAGCGGCAACCCGCTCGCGAAGAACGAGGCCTTCCTGAAGTGCCGGTGCCCGAAGTGCGGCAAGCCCGCCCGGCGCGAGACCGACACGATGGACACCTTCGTCGATTCGTCGTGGTACTACATGCGCTACTGCTCGCCCGACAACGCCGATGCGATGGTCGACGCGCGCAACGACTACTGGATGCCGATGGACCAGTACATCGGGGGCATCGAGCATGCGGTGCTGCACCTGCTGTACGCGCGCTTCTGGACCAAGGTGATGCGCGACATCCGGGGCGACTTCCCGGGCGACGCCGCGCGCGGGCTGGTGAAGTTCGACGAGCCGTTCACCAACCTGCTGTGCCAGGGGATGGTCCTCAACCACATCTTCTTCCGCAAGGGCGACAAGGGCGGCATCGAGTACTTCTGGGCCGACGACATCGAGTGGATCCACGACGAGACCGGCAAGCCGGTTTCGTGCCGCTCGAAGACCGACGGCGAGTCGGTCGAGTACGGCGGCATCGGCACGATGTCCAAGAGCAAGAACAACGGCGTCGATCCGCAGTCGCTGATCGACGAGTACGGCGCCGACACCGCTCGCCTGTTCGTGATGTTCGCCTCGCCCCCCGAGCAGACGCTCGAGTGGTCGGGCGCCGGCGTCGAGGGCGCGCAGCGCTTCCTGCGCCGGCTCTGGGCCTGCGGGCACGCGCGCCACGCCGCGGTGCGCGGCGCGGGGCCGGTCGACGCGGCCGCGCTCGACGAGGCCCAGAAGGCGCTGCGCCGCGAGATCCACACGATCCTGAAGCAGGCCGACTACGACTACCAGCGCAAGCAGTACAACACCGTGGTCTCGGCCGCGATGAAGATGCTCAACGCGATCGAGGGCGCGTCGATCGCCGACGGCCCGGCCGGCGCCGCGGTGCTGCGCGAGGCGCTGTCGATCCTGGTCCGGGTGCTGTACCCGGTCGTGCCGCACGTCACGCAGGCGCTCTGGCAGGACCTCGGGCTGGCCGACGCGCACGGCCCGCTGCTCGACGCGCCCTGGCCGCAGGTCGACGAGGCCGCGCTGGTACAGGACGAGATCGAGCTGGTGCTGCAGATCAACGGGAAGGTTCGCGGCTCGGTCAAGGTGCCCGCTCAGGCCGACCGCGCGGCGATCGAGGCCGCGGCGACCGCCACCGACGCCTGGGCCCGCCATGCCGAGGGTCGCTCGCCGCGCAAGACGATCGTCGTGCCCGGCAGGCTCGTGAACCTGGTGGTCTGAACCCGTGGGCGCGCGGCGGCGACTGCTCGCGACCGGCCTGGCCGGCGCCGCCGCGCTGCTCGCGGGCTGCGGCTTCAAGCTCCGTCGCTCGGCCGCCCTGCCCTTTCGCACGCTGTACGCCGGCTTCGCCCCCACCTCGGCAATCGGTGCCGAGTTCCGGCGCCTGGTCCGGGTGGCCGAGGACACCGAACTGGTCGACGACCCCGCCCAGGCAGAGGCCAGGCTCGAGGTGCTTCGCGAGCAGCGCGAGCGCGAGGTCGTCGCCTTCTCGAGCACCGGCCGCCCGCGCGAGTACCAGTTGCGGCTGCGCTTCAGTTTTCGGGTCGTCGACGCTCGGTCGCAGGAGCTGCTGCCGCCGACCGAGCTGGTGCTGAGCCGCGACAT
This genomic window from Zeimonas sediminis contains:
- the leuS gene encoding leucine--tRNA ligase, with amino-acid sequence MQEKYDARSVEAAAQAQWQASDAYRAVENDPRFPKGKFYACSMLPYPSGKLHMGHVRNYTINDVMYRHLRMNGYNVLMPMGWDAFGLPAENAAMKNRVAPAKWTWDNIAYMKKQMQAMGLAIDWSREVATCSPDYYKWNQWLFLKMLEHGIAYLKTGTVNWDPVDQTVLANEQVIDGRGWRSGALVEKREIPMYYLGITRYADELISGLEGLGWPERVKLMQENWIGRSTGVRFAFTHDIRDARGKLVDDGRMYVFTTRADTIMGVTFVAVAPEHPIAEVAAAADPELAAFVEECRKGGVTEAEMATREKDGRPTGLTVTHPLTGEPVEVWIGNYVLMSYGDGAVMGVPAHDERDFAFAKKFGLPIRQVVARAGQPAGTDFSTDAWQEWYAQKDGVACVNSGRYDGLPYEAAVDAIAADLAAKGLGEKRVQYRLRDWGISRQRYWGTPIPIIHCDDCGAVPVPYEDLPVVLPEDLIPDGSGNPLAKNEAFLKCRCPKCGKPARRETDTMDTFVDSSWYYMRYCSPDNADAMVDARNDYWMPMDQYIGGIEHAVLHLLYARFWTKVMRDIRGDFPGDAARGLVKFDEPFTNLLCQGMVLNHIFFRKGDKGGIEYFWADDIEWIHDETGKPVSCRSKTDGESVEYGGIGTMSKSKNNGVDPQSLIDEYGADTARLFVMFASPPEQTLEWSGAGVEGAQRFLRRLWACGHARHAAVRGAGPVDAAALDEAQKALRREIHTILKQADYDYQRKQYNTVVSAAMKMLNAIEGASIADGPAGAAVLREALSILVRVLYPVVPHVTQALWQDLGLADAHGPLLDAPWPQVDEAALVQDEIELVLQINGKVRGSVKVPAQADRAAIEAAATATDAWARHAEGRSPRKTIVVPGRLVNLVV
- the lptE gene encoding LPS assembly lipoprotein LptE, whose protein sequence is MGARRRLLATGLAGAAALLAGCGFKLRRSAALPFRTLYAGFAPTSAIGAEFRRLVRVAEDTELVDDPAQAEARLEVLREQREREVVAFSSTGRPREYQLRLRFSFRVVDARSQELLPPTELVLSRDITSTDIEVVAKQQEEELLYRDMQSDLVQQLLRRLAAIPKRP